A region from the Aegilops tauschii subsp. strangulata cultivar AL8/78 chromosome 5, Aet v6.0, whole genome shotgun sequence genome encodes:
- the LOC109738173 gene encoding mitochondrial metalloendopeptidase OMA1-like encodes MNCLLRNSRRLLLVCKQAGGVRRLASLLPPHANPVLRFSQLCRNPRTVAGVAALASGAAAMAALGRYDREVVPYTNRTHMVIRSPEAERQLWESRFTKDKKTWASKSQIVDPLHPDSVRVRRIADKIIRATYRTLPINSSHDGTKSPKPQTSHLKGCEWEVILVKDHYTSAMCAPGGKIVVYTGLLDRFTDAEIAFGIAHEIGHIVARHSSEIWYAKWFPLPLILPFFQRTEMEADHIGTLLLGAAGFHPYASLLFFRKAAMIERASWTPEDPIALHPSHKKRVERLYQPKIMEEAMKLYKEAPPDEGTSSQATGEGLT; translated from the exons ATGAACTGCCTATTACGGAACtcgcgccgcctcctcctcgtctgTAAGCAGGCGGGCGGCGTCCGCCGACTGGCTTCGCTGCTGCCGCCCCATGCAAACCCGGTGCTCCGCTTCAGTCAGTTGTGCCGTAATCCGCGTACGGTCGCTGGGGTGGCGGCCCTCGCCTCAGGTGCCGCGGCgatggccgccttgggccgctaCGACCGCGAGGTTGTGCCTTACACGAACCGCACGCACATGGTCATCAGGTCTCCCGAGGCCGAACGCCAGCTCTGGGAGTCCCGTTTCACAAAGGACAAGAAAACCTGGGCTTCCAAATCACAAATCGTCGACCCGCTTCACCCGGACAGCGTTCGTGTACGCCGTATAGCCGATAAAATTATTCGCGCCACCTATCGCACTCTCCCTATTAACAGCAGCCACGATGGCACCAAGAGCCCGAAGCCACAGACAAGTCATCTTAAGGGGTGTGAGTGGGAGGTGATACTTGTCAAAGACCACTATACCAGTGCAATGTGCGCCCCTGGTGGCAAAATTGTAGTATATACTGGATTGCTCGACCGTTTTACGGATGCTGAGATTGCCTTTGGTATTGCGCATGAG ATTGGGCACATCGTTGCCAGGCACAGCTCGGAAATTTGGTACGCCAAGTGGTTTCCGTTACCCTTGATTTTGCCTTTCTTTCAAAG GACGGAGATGGAGGCAGATCACATTGGAACCCTTCTACTTGGAGCTGCTGGTTTCCATCCATACGCGTCCCTCTTGTTCTTCCGGAAGGCCGCAATGATTGAAAGAGCGTCCTGGACGCCAGAAGATCCCATCGCTCTTCATCCTTCACATAAGAAAAGGGTTGAGCGTTTGTATCAACCCAAAATCATGGAGGAGGCGATGAAGTTATATAAGGAAGCTCCGCCCGACGAAGGAACCAGCTCACAAGCCACTGGTGAAG gTTTAACTTAG